Proteins co-encoded in one Ornithorhynchus anatinus isolate Pmale09 chromosome 14, mOrnAna1.pri.v4, whole genome shotgun sequence genomic window:
- the CCDC134 gene encoding coiled-coil domain-containing protein 134 isoform X1 has protein sequence MDLTQLWAFLLPLTLSRAEASDTEKPSLDASLEIYKKLFEVKRKDQLNALKNLIELNDVNQQYKIIDIMLKGLFKVLEDSRAILLAADVPPDGPLPQDEKLKDVLPQCRHLPEGPAGGGEAQEERGEAKGDPQGPPDLPLAVRVVARRVRGRDRSRHGPPPRGARAAEGFELPSPGGCPGERPDPQPGPPVSRRGAAGRSLPGGEAGPGAVSRPSAWRRRSAKRSRGRGGP, from the exons ATGGACCTCACCCAGCTGTGggccttcctcctcccgctcACCCTGTCCCGGGCGGAAGCCTCGGATACGGAGAAGCCGAGCCTGGACGCCAGCCTAGAGATCT ATAAGAAGCTGTTTGAGGTGAAGCGCAAAGACCAGCTGAATGCCCTGAAGAATCTGATCGAGCTCAATGACGTGAACCAGCAGTACAAGATCATCGACATCATGCTCAAGGGGTTGTTCAAG GTGCTGGAGGACTCCCGGGCCATCCTCCTAGCCGCCGACGTCCCCCCGGACGGGCCGCTGCCTCAGGATGAGAAGCTGAAGGACG TTCTTCCCCAGTGCCGACACCTTCCAGAAGGCCctgcgggaggaggagaagcgcaggaggaaagaggagaagcgaAAGGAGATCCGCAAGGGCCCCCGGATCTCCCGCTCGCAGTCAGAGTTGTAGCCCGGCGGGTGCGTGGCCGGGACCGAAGCCGCCACGGCCCCCCGCCGCGGGGAGCCCGGGCCGCCGAGGGGTTCGAGTTGCCTTCGCCCGGCGGGTGCCCAGGGGAGCGCCCCGACCCGCAGCCCGGACCGCCGGTCTCCCGCCGCGGGGCAGCGGGGAGGAGCCTCCCGGGCGGGGAAGCCGGCCCGGGAGCGGTTTCCCGTCCCTcggcttggaggaggagaagtgcgAAGAGGAGCCGCGGGCGCGGAGGGCCGTGA
- the CCDC134 gene encoding coiled-coil domain-containing protein 134 isoform X3, whose product MDLTQLWAFLLPLTLSRAEASDTEKPSLDASLEIYKKLFEVKRKDQLNALKNLIELNDVNQQYKIIDIMLKGLFKVVHHYFDRNSNWNSLIRWGISFCNQTGIFDQGPHSQVLGLMAQELGISEKSPDYRNPFKTDHSEFFPSADTFQKALREEEKRRRKEEKRKEIRKGPRISRSQSEL is encoded by the exons ATGGACCTCACCCAGCTGTGggccttcctcctcccgctcACCCTGTCCCGGGCGGAAGCCTCGGATACGGAGAAGCCGAGCCTGGACGCCAGCCTAGAGATCT ATAAGAAGCTGTTTGAGGTGAAGCGCAAAGACCAGCTGAATGCCCTGAAGAATCTGATCGAGCTCAATGACGTGAACCAGCAGTACAAGATCATCGACATCATGCTCAAGGGGTTGTTCAAG GTCGTGCACCACTACTTTGACCGCAACTCCAACTGGAACAGCCTGATCCGCTGGGGCATCAGCTTCTGCAACCAGACGGGCATCTTCGACCAAGGGCCCCACTCCCAGGTCCTCGGCCTG ATGGCTCAGGAGCTGGGAATCAGCGAGAAATCCCCGGATTACCGGAACCCCTTTAAAACGGACCACTCAGAG TTCTTCCCCAGTGCCGACACCTTCCAGAAGGCCctgcgggaggaggagaagcgcaggaggaaagaggagaagcgaAAGGAGATCCGCAAGGGCCCCCGGATCTCCCGCTCGCAGTCAGAGTTGTAG
- the CCDC134 gene encoding coiled-coil domain-containing protein 134 isoform X2, with translation MDLTQLWAFLLPLTLSRAEASDTEKPSLDASLEIYKKLFEVKRKDQLNALKNLIELNDVNQQYKIIDIMLKGLFKVLEDSRAILLAADVPPDGPLPQDEKLKDAFSHVVENTAFFGDVVLRFPKVVHHYFDRNSNWNSLIRWGISFCNQTGIFDQGPHSQVLGLMAQELGISEKSPDYRNPFKTDHSEFFPSADTFQKALREEEKRRRKEEKRKEIRKGPRISRSQSEL, from the exons ATGGACCTCACCCAGCTGTGggccttcctcctcccgctcACCCTGTCCCGGGCGGAAGCCTCGGATACGGAGAAGCCGAGCCTGGACGCCAGCCTAGAGATCT ATAAGAAGCTGTTTGAGGTGAAGCGCAAAGACCAGCTGAATGCCCTGAAGAATCTGATCGAGCTCAATGACGTGAACCAGCAGTACAAGATCATCGACATCATGCTCAAGGGGTTGTTCAAG GTGCTGGAGGACTCCCGGGCCATCCTCCTAGCCGCCGACGTCCCCCCGGACGGGCCGCTGCCTCAGGATGAGAAGCTGAAGGACG ctttCTCCCACGTGGTGGAGAACACGGCCTTCTTCGGTGACGTGGTGCTGCGCTTCCCCAAGGTCGTGCACCACTACTTTGACCGCAACTCCAACTGGAACAGCCTGATCCGCTGGGGCATCAGCTTCTGCAACCAGACGGGCATCTTCGACCAAGGGCCCCACTCCCAGGTCCTCGGCCTG ATGGCTCAGGAGCTGGGAATCAGCGAGAAATCCCCGGATTACCGGAACCCCTTTAAAACGGACCACTCAGAG TTCTTCCCCAGTGCCGACACCTTCCAGAAGGCCctgcgggaggaggagaagcgcaggaggaaagaggagaagcgaAAGGAGATCCGCAAGGGCCCCCGGATCTCCCGCTCGCAGTCAGAGTTGTAG